In Primulina eburnea isolate SZY01 chromosome 3, ASM2296580v1, whole genome shotgun sequence, one DNA window encodes the following:
- the LOC140825341 gene encoding uncharacterized protein: MPHRTRPMTALLLFTGLNAVLISTISPVYDFVCFLPYWERRRERRRREREAALDARSSGSL, translated from the exons ATGCCTCACAGAACTCGACCTATGACTGCTCTTTTGCTCTTTACTGGGCTTAATGCTGTTTTAATCTCAACAATATCTCCTGTATATGATTTCGTTTGCTTCCTTCCATACTGGGAAAGAAGG AGGGAGCGTCGGCGACGAGAACGTGAAGCAGCATTAGATGCTAGGAGTTCAGGATCATTATAG
- the LOC140825342 gene encoding uncharacterized protein: MASFRTTKKHHKHMNNPFPSKPKALPFLQGNLCFKSQILFAEKVFDIGHGFQLNWSPKDGGSISVSHKSNLSRSIWSTISGRAFVSAAVADTEVEESRGSFAIKDREIHLVCNHQTIENIKVIEESDVTLLENNQDLTSFRHEMERERARSSVVLITGRIFNVKERRKRIQSSLAQENGEFVEKKPSVYAKYWMVFQPKTSNQVGFQVRLGKPNLGHPEKVSPRTYSYRNLTRKISRTRRIRVGWSGFFTRKRVVISLSPEEEENVVMNNEGCIDFNRICITYSSEKNERFYGFGEQFSHMDLKGKKVPIFVQEQGIGRGDQPITFAANLVSYRSGGDESTTYAPSPFYMTSKMRSLYLEGYSYSVFDLTKHDSVQIQVHGDLVEGRILNGNSPAELIENFTETIGRPQELPEWIISGAVVGMQGGTDAVRHIWKELQAHGTPISAFWLQDWVGQRKTVIGSQLWWNWEVDANRYSGWQRLIRELSDQKIKVMTYCNPCLAPTADKQNVRRNLFEEAVKLDILVKNEKGGPYMVPNTAFDVGMLDLTHPKTGGWFKQILQEMVDDGVRGWMADFGEGLPVDACLYSGEDPITAHNRYPEIWAQINREFVEDWRSTNAGKENEVPADNLVFFMRAGFRDSPKWVSLFWEGDQMVSWQANDGIKSAVVGLLSSGLSGYAFNHSDIGGYCSVNLPLFKYHRSEELLLRWMELNAFTTVFRTHEGNRPSCNTQFYSNQRTLSHFSRFAKIYEAWKFYRIQLVKEASEKGLPICRHLFIHYPEDEHVRKLTYEQFLVGTEILVVPVLDKAKEAVKVYFPEGERCSWKHVWTGQLYSRQGFEVYVEARIGYPAVFVKERSQIGDTFLKNLKEYNIL; the protein is encoded by the exons ATGGCCTCTTTCCGAACAACCAAAAAGCATCATAAACATATGAACAACCCTTTTCCTTCTAAGCCAAAAGCTCTGCCTTTTCTCCAAGGGAATCTGTGTTTCAAGTCTCAGATTCTTTTTGCCGAAAAGGTTTTTGATATTGGACATGGTTTTCAGTTGAATTGGTCACCTAAGGATGGAGGGTCCATCTCTGTTTCTCACAAGTCTAATCTTTCAAGATCGATATGGTCCACCATCTCAGGCCGGGCCTTCGTCTCTGCAGCGGTGGCTGATACAGAGGTGGAAGAGAGCAGAGGATCATTTGCTATCAAAGACAGGGAAATTCACCTGGTATGCAATCACCAAACCATTGAAAACATCAAGGTTATAGAGGAATCTGATGTGACATTACTCGAAAACAATCAAGATTTAACGTCTTTCCGACATGAAATGGAGCGAGAAAGGGCCCGATCTTCTGTTGTTTTGATCACAGGAAGGATATTCAATGTGAAGGAAAGGAGGAAGAGAATTCAGAGCTCTCTAGCTCAAGAAAATGGAGAATTTGTTGAAAAGAAGCCATCCGTGTACGCGAAATATTGGATGGTCTTTCAACCGAAAACAAGTAATCAAGTTGGATTTCAAGTGAGACTTGGAAAGCCGAATTTAGGACATCCTGAGAAGGTCTCTCCAAGAACTTATAGCTACAGAAATTTAACTCGGAAAATTAGTCGAACGAGGCGAATTCGGGTTGGATGGAGTGGATTTTTTACAAGAAAGAGAGTAGTAATATCACTTTCACCAGAAGAAGAGGAGAATGTGGTGATGAACAATGAAGGTTGTATTGATTTTAACAGGATTTGCATCACATATTCAAGTGAAAAGAATGAGAGATTTTATGGGTTCGGAGAGCAGTTTTCACACATGGATCTTAAAGGGAAAAAGGTGCCAATATTTGTTCAAGAACAAGGAATTGGAAGAGGGGATCAACCTATTACCTTTGCCGCTAATTTGGTTAGCTACAG GTCCGGGGGAGATGAGAGTACAACTTATGCACCTTCACCATTTTATATGACATCGAAAATGAGGTCCCTCTACCTCGAAGGATATAGCTATTCGGTATTTGATCTAACAAAACATGATAGTGTCCAGATACAG GTACATGGAGACTTGGTAGAAGGTAGAATACTGAACGGAAACTCACCAGCTGAACTAATTGAGAACTTCACAGAAACCATTGGAAGACCTCAAGAACTTCCTGAGTGGATAATTTCCGGGGCAGTGGTGGGAATGCAGGGTGGAACCGATGCTGTACGCCATATCTGGAAAGAGCTGCAAGCCCACGGTACTCCAATATCAGCATTTTGGTTACAG GACTGGGTAGGACAGAGGAAAACTGTCATTGGTTCCCAGCTATGGTGGAATTGGGAAGTGGACGCAAATAGGTATTCAGGGTGGCAGAGACTAATTAGAGAGCTTAGTGATCAGAAAATTAAAGTGATGACATATTGCAATCCATGTTTAGCTCCA ACGGCCGACAAGCAAAATGTACGGAGAAATCTCTTCGAGGAGGCGGTGAAGTTGGACATATTAGTTAAAAACGAGAAAGGAGGACCATACATGGTTCCTAATACAGCATTTGACGTCGGAATGTTGGATTTGACTCATCCGAAAACGGGAGGTTGGTTCAAACAGATTTTGCAAGAAATGGTGGATGATGGAGTAAGGGGATGGATGGCAGATTTTGGTGAAGGCCTGCCAGTAGATGCCTGCCTCTATTCAG GGGAAGATCCAATTACAGCTCACAACAGGTACCCTGAAATCTGGGCACAAATCAACAGAGAATTTGTTGAGGACTGGAGAAGTACTAATGCCGGAAAGGAGAATGAGGTCCCAGCAGACAATTTGGTTTTCTTTATGAGGGCCGGTTTTCGAGACAGTCCAAAATGGGTAAGCCTATTCTGGGAAGGGGATCAAATGGTGAGTTGGCAAGCCAATGATGGGATAAAGAGTGCAGTTGTTGGTTTGCTAAGTAGTGGACTGTCAGGATATGCTTTTAACCATAGTGATATAGGAGGCTACTGCTCTGTGAACTTACCGTTGTTCAAGTACCATAGAAGTGAAGAACTTCTGTTACGATGGATGGAGCTTAACGCATTTACCACTGTCTTTCGGACACATGAA GGAAACAGGCCATCATGCAACACTCAGTTCTACTCCAACCAGAGAACATTATCTCATTTCTCACGCTTCGCAAAGATATATGAGGCATGGAAGTTCTATCGAATCCAGCTAGTCAAG GAAGCCTCGGAAAAAGGCCTTCCCATTTGTCGACATTTATTCATACACTATCCCGAAGACGAACATGTCAGAAAGCTAACATACGAGCAATTTCTAGTTGGCACCGAGATCTTAGTTGTGCCGGTTCTAGATAAAGCCAAGGAAGCAGTTAAGGTCTATTTCCCAGAGGGAGAGAGATGTTCCTGGAAGCATGTCTGGACAGGACAACTATATTCTAGACAAGGCTTTGAAGTTTACGTGGAAGCTCGAATCGGCTATCCAGCGGTTTTTGTCAAGGAAAGGTCACAAATTGGAGATACCTTCTTGAAAAACCTTAAAGAGTACAATATTCTTTAA
- the LOC140825344 gene encoding pentatricopeptide repeat-containing protein At1g80270, mitochondrial-like, which translates to MWALRRASISLKNRLFILGGTHIFFVKSEIASRYLGSYNPLFIESEVLLDGLLSSTKFYNPSSSSKLYMAVHTFSSKASTESSGENSDDLGDGFSELGGPADAIQEALSGDENIDGLISESDASEEDAAVGYMDNVFSELGTEVDGGEKKSSTTRATLPLTEAILAARPLTIYKVLDKWVEEGNKVTRKEVTSTFLHLRKRKLFLKALKLSEWLESTKHLDFLERDYASHVDLIAKASGIFQADDYINKIPESFRGEQVYRTFLANCVATTHVKKSEEVFNKMKDLKFSLTTFTCNQLLILYKRTNKKKIADVLLLMEKENIKPSLFTYQLLIDVKGLSKDISGMEQVVETMKAEGLEVNTRIQASLARHYADSGLKNKAEAVLKEMEGENVQKNRWTCKILLPIYASLGRADEVDRLWEVCKSNPGSDECMAAIVAWGKIDRIEEAEETFEKMLKMLKKPDSKHFSVLLKVYTDHKMIAKGKELVRRMAETCPNIWPLTLDSLVKLYIDAGEVEKADKILDVTCIRNQGRPMFTSFLAVMDQYANRGDIPNTEKIFQKMRQAGYISRLQQYQLLIRAYTNAKSPAYGFAERMKADNIYPDKAMSDLLAQVDAFRKTEVDELLG; encoded by the exons ATGTGGGCACTTCGTAGAGCCTCCATAAGTCTCAA GAATCGTTTATTCATCTTAGGCGGCACACACATTTTCTTCGTAAAATCAGAAATTGCTAGTCGTTATCTGGGAAGTTACAATCCTCTATTTATTGAGTCTGAAGTACTACTTGATGGGCTGCTTTCTTCAACTAAATTCTATAACCCATCATCCAGTTCAAAGTTATACATGGCTGTACACACCTTTTCTTCAAAGGCCAGTACTGAGAGCAGTGGAGAAAACAGTGATGATTTGGGGGATGGTTTTTCTGAACTCGGAGGTCCTGCTGATGCTATTCAAGAAGCTTTATCTGGAGATGAAAACATTGACGGCTTGATATCTGAATCAGATGCATCTGAAGAGGATGCCGCTGTTGGTTATATGGATAATGTGTTTTCGGAATTAGGCACCGAGGTTGATGGTGGAGAGAAAAAATCTTCGACAACAAGAGCTACATTGCCTTTGACTGAGGCTATCCTAGCTGCTCGCCCTTTAACTATTTACAAGGTTCTGGATAAGTGGGTTGAGGAAGGAAACAAAGTGACAAGAAAAGAAGTGACATCGACTTTTCTTCATCTTCGAAAAAGGAAATTGTTCTTAAAGGCGTTGAAG CTTTCAGAATGGTTGGAGTCAACAAAGCATCTTGATTTTCTAGAGAGAGATTATGCTTCTCATGTTGATTTAATTGCCAAAGCAAGTGGTATTTTTCAAGCAGATGATTACATTAATAAGATACCTGAATCCTTCAGAGGGGAACAAGTCTACCGGACATTTTTGGCTAACTGTGTTGCGACAACACATGTGAAAAAGTCCGAGGAAGTCTTCAATAAAATGAAGGATTTGAAATTCTCTTTGACAACCTTTACTTGCAACCAGCTGCTTATTCTATACAAGAGAACCAATAAGAAAAAAATTGCAGATGTTCTGTTGTTGATGgagaaagaaaatattaagccATCCCTTTTCACGTACCAGCTTTTGATTGATGTTAAGGGGTTATCTAAAGATATATCTGGTATGGAACAGGTTGTCGAGACAATGAAGGCCGAAGGCCTGGAAGTTAATACTCGAATTCAAGCATCTCTTGCACGACACTATGCTGATAGCGGGCTGAAAAATAAAGCTGAGGCTGTGTTAAAAGAGATGGAAGGAGAAAACGTTCAGAAAAACCGTTGGACTTGTAAAATTCTTCTTCCTATTTATGCTTCTCTCGGAAGGGCTGATGAAGTTGATCGACTCTGGGAAGTTTGTAAGTCTAACCCTGGATCGGACGAGTGCATGGCTGCTATTGTAGCTTGGGGAAAGATCGATAGGATTGAAGAAGCGGAGGAAACTTTTGAGAAAATGTTGAAAATGTTGAAGAAGCCAGACTCGAAACATTTTTCTGTTCTACTCAAGGTTTACACAGACCATAAGATGATAGCGAAAGGAAAGGAACTGGTGAGGCGAATGGCGGAAACTTGTCCCAATATTTGGCCGTTGACTTTGGATTCACTTGTAAAACTATATATTGACGCAGGGGAAGTGGAAAAAGCGGACAAAATTCTTGATGTCACTTGTATAAGGAACCAAGGGAGACCAATGTTCACTTCTTTCTTAGCTGTAATGGATCAATATGCAAACAGGGGAGATATACCCAACACGGAGAAGATATTCCAAAAGATGAGACAAGCCGGCTATATCTCACGACTCCAACAGTATCAGTTACTTATTCGGGCATACACAAATGCCAAGTCCCCAGCTTATGGCTTCGCCGAGAGGATGAAGGCTGATAATATTTACCCGGATAAAGCGATGTCTGATCTGCTTGCTCAAGTTGATGCGTTTAGAAAGACAGAGGTGGATGAGTTGCTGGGATGA
- the LOC140825345 gene encoding cytochrome P450 98A3-like, whose protein sequence is MALPLLFLAFLTIFIAYKLYQRLRFKLPPGPRPRPIVGNLYDIKPVFVRCFTEWAEVYGPIFSVYLGSHLNVVVNSAELAKQVLRDNDQQLAYRNRTRMISRFSKNGMDLIWADYGPHYVKVRKLCTLELFSMKRVESLKPIREDEVTYMIESIYKDSIKPENKGKALELREYLGMAAFLHITRLSFGKRFMDSNGVIDKQGQELKYILDNAIKLGSKKSFSDFLPWFRYLFKSENAALDEHDTLANDFTIKIMEEHTLARKKSGSTKSHFVDALLTLQKEYDLSDDSVITLLWDMVSAGMDTVTITVEWGMAEMVRNPRVQQKIQEELDRVIGQDRIMTEADIPNLPYLQCVVKECFRVHPPTPLLLPHKANSNVKIGGYDIPKGSTVNVNLWSLARDPAVWKAPLEFWPERFLEEDIDMKGTDYRLLPFGSGRRVCPGAQLAINFVTSILGHMLHHFTWTMPAGMRPEDIDMNEQPGLVIYMKTPFKAVPTPRLSDDLCKRVAVGNV, encoded by the exons ATGGCTCTACCACTGCTATTCCTCGCATTTCTCACAATTTTCATAGCCTATAAACTCTACCAACGCCTCCGTTTCAAGCTCCCCCCCGGCCCGCGTCCTCGCCCCATCGTCGGGAACCTCTACGACATCAAACCCGTCTTCGTGCGCTGCTTCACCGAGTGGGCTGAAGTCTACGGCCCCATCTTCTCTGTGTACCTGGGATCCCATCTAAATGTTGTAGTTAACTCGGCAGAGTTAGCTAAACAAGTCTTGAGAGACAATGATCAGCAGTTGGCTTACAGGAACAGGACTAGAATGATTTCAAGGTTCAGCAAGAatggcatggatttgatatgGGCCGATTATGGTCCACACTATGTAAAGGTTAGGAAATTGTGTACTCTTGAGCTCTTCTCGATGAAGAGGGTCGAGTCTTTGAAGCCCATCAGAGAAGACGAGGTTACCTACATGATTGAGTCCATTTACAAAGACAGCATTAAGCCTG AAAATAAGGGAAAGGCTTTGGAGCTGCGCGAGTACTTGGGAATGGCAGCGTTCCTGCACATTACAAGATTGAGTTTTGGAAAGAGGTTCATGGACTCAAACGGCGTGATTGACAAACAGGGGCAAGAGTTGAAATATATTTTGGACAATGCAATTAAGTTGGGTTCCAAGAAATCATTTTCAGACTTCCTCCCATGGTTTAGGTACTTGTTCAAGTCTGAAAATGCTGCACTGGACGAGCATGACACTTTAGCGAATGACTTTACAATTAAGATAATGGAGGAACACACTCTTGCACGCAAGAAGTCGGGGAGCACCAAGAGCCATTTCGTGGATGCATTGCTAACTCTTCAAAAGGAGTATGATCTCAGCGACGACTCCGTTATTACTCTCCTTTGG GATATGGTGTCAGCAGGAATGGACACTGTCACCATCACTGTGGAATGGGGGATGGCGGAGATGGTGAGGAACCCAAGAGTTCAACAGAAAATTCAAGAAGAACTCGATCGTGTAATCGGTCAGGATCGTATCATGACAGAAGCCGACATCCCGAATCTCCCCTACTTACAATGTGTGGTGAAGGAGTGCTTTCGGGTTCACCCCCCAACACCTTTGTTACTCCCTCACAAGGCAAATTCCAATGTCAAGATTGGTGGTTACGACATCCCCAAGGGATCCACCGTGAACGTCAACCTCTGGTCCCTTGCTCGGGATCCTGCTGTGTGGAAGGCCCCCCTCGAATTCTGGCCCGAAAGGTTCCTTGAGGAGGATATTGACATGAAGGGCACTGATTATCGGCTTCTCCCATTTGGGTCAGGGAGACGTGTCTGCCCCGGTGCGCAACTCGCTATCAACTTCGTGACGTCCATTTTGGGGCACATGCTGCACCATTTCACTTGGACTATGCCCGCAGGAATGCGGCCTGAAGATATAGATATGAACGAGCAACCGGGATTGGTTATCTACATGAAAACGCCTTTCAAAGCTGTTCCGACTCCAAGATTGTCCGACGATTTGTGCAAGCGCGTCGCCGTGGGAAATGTTTGA